GCAGGGCAGGAGTCAACCGCTAGCTGTCAGAGACCAGGAAGAACTCCTCTCTGTGAGAAGGTTACTGTATAATTATCCATGGCaatgtttcttctctgaaacatttAAGTCTTGACCAGTGGGGGCAAGATAATGGGCCGTGCAGATGTGTGTTGTTCTCTTCTGGGGCATTATCTGGTGCCTGATggcaattttttccttctgtttggtATCACACCTTTCTCCAGGGTCTTGTTCACCTTATTCTTAAATGTCTCGAGCAAAGACGTTTCTGCTGCGTGCCCCCCGTGAAGAAAATTCAAAGGCAGCAGTCCTTGCCTCGAGGGCATTACTCTTGCCATTTGTGCTAGATGTTCTTTTGCTCGTGTTCGCTCCAGTTCTCCTAGGTGATTTTCCAGGAATGACCTCAAGGAAAGCCTTAACTGCTGGCGCTGTAGCCCCAGCTCCTGTTTCTGCCCCTGGTTATTGTCTGAGCTGTCCATCTTCTGCCGTCACGTCTGTCCTGTTCTGTCGTCTGTGCCTTTCCGGCTTGGTGCTCTGTGCTCCAGCATAGAATTTACATGTATTGTATTTTGCAGCTGCGTTgaggagtgctgctgctggtttggCTGACTTGATGTATTCCATGTCTCTTTTTTTATGTCTTGCAGGAAGAGCCAAGGAGCAAATCCAAAATCTGTGCCAATGTTTTCTGTGGAGCTGGGCGGGAATGTGCCGTGACCGAGAAGGGAGAGCCAACCTGCCTCTGCATTGAGGTATGGggacagagcagctcctgcaccgTCCGGCCCTTGGGCTGCACTTCAGTCACCGGGGGCATCACAAAGGCTGGTTTGGAGCAGCTGCAAATTCACAGCAGCTCTTCAAACAGCAGGGCCTTTCACTGTGTGGTGTGATGGAGGAGCCCAGCAGCGTGTGCATTGTCTTGGacttgcagctgtgctgctcacaCCGAGTATTTACGAGCATGGCAGACTTGGCTGGAGGTCTTTTGTTGGGAGAGCTTAGTGGGGTATTGATACCCAGATGGCTGTGGAGGGCACTGAAGGAGAATTTGCAAGCTCCAAGACAGCTTTCCCTCCCCAGAGGCTTGTTTGAGGAGGTTACAAGCACCCTACtaaaaaatcagcttttgtaaaatggaaataattgtGGTGGAGTGCTGTGAGCATGAATAGTTGCCTCCAGCAGGGAGCCGGAGATGATTAGAAAAGCCTTTCCCAGCTGTGGAGACAGGGTCTCCCTGCTCCGCTCTGCTCCACGCTTTCAAACTGCTCCTGCCTGGCTCCTGGGAATGGGCTCTGTGCTCCTGCCTCCCACCCAGCCCGCAGCTCAGACGCAGCCAGCTCTGGCTCTGGGGAGAGAAATGTTCCCTTAGCAGGTGAGGAGTCTGTTGTCTGGCCAGGCTTGGCCAGGCTGAAtgaggcagaagaaagaagccTGCACCTTGCGTGGTGGCACTGGTGAGCTCTCACTCTGCTGTAGGTTGAGCTGTCCGCTGCTGGCTGGCAACTTGGGCTAAATTCAGAGGCTGAAAGGTGGAGTAGAGCCTACAGAGAGCTGTAACAGAGCTGAGCAAGCAAAAGGGCACACCCTGGGACGGACACGTTCACTGCACATAGCGCTGCAGCTGTCAGACTGCATTCAGTGTTTACACtgagttttgatttttctgctgtgctctgcttctgggATACTCCTCCTGTGGTGTTGCTGACTGGGGAGGGGACGTGGGGAAGCCTTTGAATCTACATCTACAGTCTTCTCCACGTGGCTTTTTCTGGGGAGGCGATGGGAGGGTTTGAAAGCTTTTTGGGCTGGGCTGACCCTGGGATGTGCCTGCTCCTTATTGCTGCCCCCAAGGGGCAGGTAAAAGCTCTCATCTCTGGCTTTCTCACAGCAATGCAAACCTCACAAGAGGCCCGTGTGTGGTAGCAATGGCAAGACGTACCTGAACCATTGTGAGCTGCACCGTGATGCCTGCCTCACTGGCTCCAAGATCCAAGTGGATTACGATGGCCACTGTAAAGGTAACCCTGTGTCAGGGAGCAGCAAGGAACAGCTACTTTAAAGGGCGGAGAGCTGAGAGACCAGTGTGTGATATCAGGGCAAAGCAGAGGCCTTGCCAACCAGGACCCTGTCCTGAAACTGCCAGCCAAGGTAAACAGAGCAAGCCTGGAAAAGGTACCCAGGTTCAACTGTATCCAGATCACCAGGCACGTTTGTTAGGATGAACTAGGTCTGATGCTGACTTGTGACATCAGGATCAGATCTGGTGGTGGTAACCAGGGTCCGTAGGCCAGAAATTTCCAGACAAGTCTGTAGGGATATCAAGGTGGGAAGGCGGTCCCAAGATGAGGACTAGGATCAACAAGATGTATGGCCAGGTAAAGGAATGCTCGTAGCAGACCTGCGGATAGGCATACCAACAACATAATCTCAGACAAGGACAAGGAGCTaaggcatagaatcatagaatattctgagttggaagggacccataagcGTCACCAAGTCTGACTCCTGaccccacacagcaccacccaaagTTCAGACGCTATCTCTGAGAGTGATGTCCAAACccttcttgaactctggcagcttgaggccgtgcccactgccctggacAGCCTCTCTCCATACACCTTGGCCTCCATACCCTTTACCACatttgtagccctcctttggatgctctctcacagttttatgtcctttgTATGTCCTGGCACCCAAAGCTGCAGCCATGCTCGAGgtgaggctgcagagcacagagcagaatggGACGGCCCCTCCCCCTgcctggctggcagtgctgggcctgatgcaccccagggtacggttggccctttgggctgccagggcgcactgctgactcacattCAACTTGACATCGTCCAGAACCCCCACAtccctttctgtggggctgctctccagcttctCGTCCCCAGTCTGTGCATATAGCCAGGGTTGCCttgtcccaggtgcagaataTAGTATTTGCTCTTAGTAAACTACGTgtggttggtgattgcccagccctctaATTTGTCATGAtctctctgcaaagcctttctACCATCTATGTCTTCTCCCAGTTTAGTGTTGCCAGCAAAGTTATTTCATATACGTTCAAGTCCTGTATCCACGTCAGACTTAGGATAAACCTCCACAACCCATACTGCCATCCATGTTCATGAGGGACCTCAAGAACTTCAGGAGCAAGGATTTTGCCTCATGGGTACAGCTGTTTAACTCATCCTCACACCTTGCACATGCCTCTCTCCTGAATGCAAGAAGCCTCTGTTAAAAGAGCAGTTTCAGGAATGAACAGGTGAAAATGGAGAAGTAGCGCAGGTCTGAACTGCCTCACCTCCTTACTGCTTGAGCAAAGCCACTGCCAAAACCAAACATAGCCTATTGATAGGAAGTAACTCAGAGCTACAGGACAGTTCAAGTTGGAaagaacctctggagatcagcTGGTCAAACCCTCTGCTCGAGCAGGgtcagctagagcaggttgTCCTGGACTATGTCCGCTTGGATTTTGAGTATTTCCAAGGAGAGAGACTATACAACCTcttttgagcaacctgttccgATCTTCAACCAGCCTCACAGtgaaaaaagtgtttccttatgttcagatggaatttcaAGTTTTTAAATATGCACCCACTACCCGTTTTCCTGTCACTGGACACCGTGGGGAAGAGTATGGCTCAGTCTTTTTCACTCCTGCCCatcaaatttaaacaaattgaTGAAATCcctcctgagccttctccatgctgaacagatGCAGCCTTCCTCCCCTCGTATGACAGTTGCTCCAGTCCCTTCCTCATCTCTGTGGTCCTCGTGTTTCCAAAAGCTCCCATGTTCCTCTGCTCTTGCCCAAGTGGCACCGAGGATAGGAAGAAGTCCATATTGCTTCATGTTGAATCAGAAATGTCCTCTTCTATCTTTCCTTTAACAGAGAAGAAGTCTGAGAATCCAGCTGCGAGTCCAGGTAAGAATCCGTCTCCTTGTCTGGCTGGAGTCTGTGTGTATTTGAGAATAGGACTGGGAAGGAAGGTCTGCTGGGGGagtggcacagctctgtgtatAAGTGATGCTTCTGCACTGGCTGTAGCAGAGCCTGAGGTGATAGATCAGCTGAAATATGAGAGCTCGGGTCCTTACTCTTGGGTACCTTTCTAGTCCTTATTCTTGGGCACCCTTACTCTTGGGTCCTCTTACTCTTGGGTACTCCTGGACTCCTAACTGTACTGGAGTGTCTTAGGGACTCTGGGTACATACAAGGTGAAGTGAAGGGTGAATTTGTCCCTAGGGACTCAAGCTGTGTTCATCACCCAGACTGAGGAACAACACACGTAGTTCCTTGGGGATCAAAGATACAGGAACTGTACTGCTGTTCTCCCCAGCTCCAGGAGTACTCTTTTAAAAGGAGGCTTTGTTTCAGGAGCAATTCATTGATGGGCCCAGTGGCAAAGGGGCAACGCTGCATGATGAATGGGATATTGTTGGGGAATCAGGAGGTGTAGCTGAACCATATCCCATCAGCTGTCTGTTTGGTTCCCAATGCCTGATTTCTCTCCTTATCTGTTGCCTTATACACCTAGACTATAGATTTTGGGGCCATGACCTGCGCTCCACCAAGGTACCCTTTTCCTATCCACGGCTTATGAGCCCTGGAGCTGTACAGTCACCAACTTCAGCTTTCAAGGAGAGATGAGAGCAAACCCTCATACAAGCCTAAGGCAAAGGACCGTGTCAGAGCCTGGCCATCACCTCAAAGCAGTTTTAAGGAAGCTCAAAATTAAACGTGAACgctgtgggtttttctttttatcagccCATCCAGTTGTGATTGTAGTCACTGGATTCAGAAGGAAATCATGAGTGTGTGTAAGTGGCACGAGTGCACAGAttccccttctctctccatTGACCTCTGGACGGGTGTGACAATGCAAATaagctggatgatctttaagtttTGCTTCTGAATACCACTTTTGGTACTAGCATACAAAATGATACCTGTGACTGGAGTACTCTGAGAAAAAGCACAACTTGACCCCCTGTAATTTGCAGTCTGAGTGGACAAGCTAGgattttgaagaaacaaaatctccTGAGATGCTAGGCCCTAAGATTCGAGTTTTGGAAAGAGCATAGGGGAAGCTCACTCAGTCTGGTCTTAATGTTGGAGCAGAAGGGGGTTTTGGTACCTGAGGTCTCATGGCCGAGTGCTTGGCATCGAAAAGCCCAGGGACATTGACCAGAGCATTCCTCCCTCAATCTCAGATGAATCAGCTGGCCCTGGGCTCCTTTTCCTCAAGCATCAGGGACTGGAAGGCAGTTTGGCAGGAGTGTCGTTTTCGGGCCTTGCCACATGGTGTCACCCACAGCCCATCCACGGTGCAGCACATGGCAGCCCTGCTTTGATCTGGCTGTGGATCACCTCCAAGGGGCCTGCAGACTGCCATCAGGACTGTCTGcttggcttttatttcttgtaatcTCTCTGTGGTCTCCTTGCCAACATTGTTCCTCTTATCCTTGCTTTCTCACCCGACAGTTGTCTGTTACCAGTCGGACAGGGACGAGCTTCGTCGCCGCGTCATCCAGTGGCTGGAAGCGGAGATTATCCCGGATGGCTGGTTTTCCAAGGGCAGCAACTACAGTGAAGTCCTGGACAAGTACTTCAAGGCAAGTAGAGCCTGCCATTTCTTCAGCTGTCACCataaagcagcagtgctgccatgaAAGAGGCTCCAGTGTTGAGATGTGCCTGATGAGACAGGAGTCAGAGAGGCCTGCTGTGTCCTACAGTGTGATGCGTtaggggctgcctgcagcagctaCTGACGGAGCCACTTGCACATGACCTGGAGCATTTCTGTCTCCTGATGCCCGACCTGTCCTGGGGAAAAGAACATGGACAGGCCCACTTTGCCCTTGGTAGAGGAGAGAAGAACTGATCTTAGGGGGCAAAGGACTGCCAGAGGAGGAAAGGTGGGTGGGAGTGCTGGTGATACAGATATaaggagcagggagctgtggcagtgctgcagaaccTTTGTTCCTGACAGCCCCGAGGCCATGTTGAGGTGGAGATGGGATGCTTGGGGGCTTCATGGGGTATATGTGTCTCTGTGGAGTGTGGCCTAGTTGTGACAGAGAGTTGGTGGTTTCCTGgtgctctgcagggagaaggaaCTGCCTGTGAGCCCCCAGCAATAACGCCATTCTCCTTCCTGCCTCCCTGTCAACCTCACCCTATCCCTACCCCTTTTATAACCCACAGATCACACGCTTCTGCCATGCTCCTGCCGCATGCACtgctgcctcccctccccctcacaCCCGGCTCCTGATAAAGACTTCAAAGCATTCAAGATGGAGCCGGAGGAGCAGGTGGGGAAAGGGGGAGAGTGTTTAAATCATAAGCTGTTGACAGTGAGAGATTAATGGTGCCTGACAGGACTTAACACTGCAAGCAAATTTGCCATGGCAATGGCACCCCCTGGTGAGGCAGAGGAGCCAGTCCCTATGCTACAGAGAGCATCTTTGTCTTTGTAGCCATTAATGCTACCCCTTCTATGGAAGCTCGCTTGAAGCCACTGCTTTAAGCACCCTGCCGGCGTCTGCCAGCACCCTGGCATCCCCTCGCACACGTGCTGTCCTCAACCTCTATTGCAGGGGACCTGCTCAGGCCACAGGGTTTGCCAAAACACATGAGCCAGCCATGGGCTTGCTCCACTGCTGTGCGCAACCTACCCATCCTCTgccagcctcctgctgctgaaatCCCACAGCTCAGAAGCAGAGAGCTTCATATTCCCTtattttccacctttttctGGAGCACTGATCTCAGGCACAAGGGGGCAAAAGTTTCCATGATAGAGCCATGCCCTTTCCTGGACAAAGTTTCCTTCTTGATCAGAAGGTAATCCTCCATGTCAACAGCCCAGTGAGCTTTGAAATACTTTTAGAGCAGATTCAAGGTTTGGAGCAAGCCAAAGATATCCAAGTAGTGCAAGCTAAATGAACGCAAGCAGATACAGATTTGTTTCAGCAAGGAGCCTGAGCTGCCTGCGTCGCCCAGCCCACAGTTTCCGCGCTGCCTCGCGAGTGGCCTGACTCCTGCCCTGCAGGCAATAAACACTGGAGGCAAGGAGGAGGTGAaggttttcccttttctccttgaCCAGAGGAGCTTGCAGATGTGGCATGTAGCTCTCTCCCTCCTGGAAGTGTGCCTTGTGTGAGTCACTGGGACATGGGTCAAACGCCAGGCAGGCCTTGGCCTTGAAGGACCCTGCATTAGAGATTAGACCGGTAGTGGgaaactgctgtgttttggagtGTCTCTTGGGGATTAGGTAAATGCATAGCATTGTcttgaaagcaaagaaaactagCTTACCCCAGGTGGGTTATTAGGAGAGCTGTGGccactttgaaaagaaatagggAGAAGGACTTCAACATCTTGCAGAAGCTGAAATATATTAGCGGGGCAGTTATACACAGAACATGCAGATATTTTCCTAGTCCTACATGCGTCTCCTGAACCAGAGATAGCAGCAGGCAGCGTCTGAGTATTCCTGGAAGCCCTGCTCAGGGAGGCACAGTGACCTGCCCTGAGTCACACGGCAGAGGCTGACCAGCATCTCGtgcagcaggctgcctgcagaattcattttctcttcactgCAATGCAGCTGTCTCTGAGGGGGCCCAGCAGTTCCTGCTGCGTGCCCCGCGCTGTGATATGACATCTCCAAACAGGGAGGCAGAATGCAATTACTGCAGTGGGAGTACAGCCAGGACATGGGGGCTAAAAATCCTGCTCATCAGTGCCAGGAGCCCTGTCAGGACCCTATGAAGCTGGTGGCAAGGTGTTTAGCTGTTGCATTaaattgttctttctttagGATCAGCAGAAAATTGCTTCCTGTGATTTTCCCTTTTGTCACTGTCAGAGTCTGTGCACAGCTTTGGATTTACTCACATTGGAAAGCTGACACCTTCTTGAGCACAACTGGTCTGCTTTAAGGCAGGAGGTATATAAGAAGGCTGGGAGCTTGCtggaacaaagagaagaaatggggTTGGAGCCATAAATCAAGCAACAGGAGGTGGATGCGAGGCAGTGTAGCTTACCAGCGAGCAGGAGGCTAGAGCCAGGTCTCCCAGTTCTGACGCTAGTGTGAATATGTTGTTTGTCTCTGAGCCTCTGTTTTTTGTGCAAAACAGGGATGATGCAACCTGCTTCATTAGTGCTTCAAAAATGCTAATTACCtatggaagagaaaggaaagggtTCTTTGAGTTGGCAGATCAGACCCTCTCACGTCTTCCCATCTTTTCCTACAGAACTTCGACGATGGCGATTCTCGTCTGGACTCCACTGAATTCCTGAAGTTTGTGGAGCAGAACGAGACTGCTGTCAACATCACAACCTACATGGACCAGGAGACCAACAAGCTGCTCAGGTGGGCAGCGGGCAGGATGCCAGAAGGACAGGGGCCAGATGTGTTAAAAGGGAGggatgaaaaaaacaaccactgaAAATTGCAGTTAGGAAAATAGCATCAGCAAACGTAACTGTATGTGAAATGGCTTCTCACTTGATTGGATGTGAATACCACCAAAAGGAGCAGTCCCACCCTTAGCCTTCAGGTTGGGCCATACATTCCAACTCTCTTTTGCACTGAACCTAATAGTTTTGCAGCCAGGAGGTAAGTTGGGTGAgagaaaatttgtcttttttgtttcctaGTGATTTATCTTTCCAGTGGGCCATACTCGCCTCTTGCCTGACAGCTAGATCCAGTGCAAGGAAGACGGTGGGAGAACACGGCTTATGGGGAGCCTGTAATTAGAACTGGTGCAACCATCAGATGAAATCGTAGCTTGAGAGGTTTCCCTTTTTCTGTGCCCCTGCGTACAAGACGATGACTGCTCATGGTTGAACCATGCTTGCATCTGTACTCATGTGACAGCATGTAGATGTCAGCAGGGTGCTATTCCTGCTGCCTGATTTGTTCTGAATACCAGCCCCTCCAcacctcagcctttctccagcCAGGGAGCATcttgtgtctgtttttcttctatttacaTCAGGGAGACTTTCTTACAGAAGACACTTATTCCTGGCATCTCAGAACCTTCCTAGTTGTTACTGGTTTAACTCATCCATACTCTGAGGCCAGTGACTGGTTTAACTTGTCTGTACTCTGAAGCCAGTAGAGGAAGGAATGGCTTGGTAGAAGCCTGTGCAGAACATGCCTCTGTGTTTCCTTTCAGGGGACTCTGCGTAGATGCCCTCATCGAGCTGTCAGATGAAAACGCTGACTGGAAGCTCAGCTTCAGTGAATTTCTCAAGTGCCTCAGCCCATCCTTCAACCCACCAGAGAAAAGTAGGAATTCTTCGCTTGTACTGGGGAACTAGTGGGGTCCTAGTAAGGGAACTGAGAAAAGGGACCAGCTTGAGCCAGCCGTCGGATGCTGTAACTCCATTCCCAGAGTTAATGTTGATATGTGCCTTACCTCCTGTCCCATAGCACCCTTTGTTCTCCTATCCCTACATTGTCAAAAgtactgctgtttctgttgcaGAGCTCCCAGAGCTCATGTGATTAAAAAGGTTTGGATTTTAGAAGCAGGGACGTAGGTCAAATGGATAAGGTATGCTTTGATCGTCAAGGCGCATATTAACAGCGCGGATATAAATCATGTGAAGAGTTAATGTCTGGATAACTTAGAAAAGTTGGACCAGAACAAAGTCCTACTATGCTCTGCCTTTCACACAGAAACCCTCCCTGATGAGCGTCTCAAAGTTCGCTATCCTTCCAAATCCTGCTCGCTGCTACGTGGAAGCACCTTAGTGTTCTGCTGACCAGGCGTGCCGAGCCATTCATCTAATAGTCTCCTCAGGGGGTGCTTTCACCTGCTGGTCCAAAGGTGCTGGATTTACATCCACTGCAGTGGCACCGAGCTGTGCTTCCTAGGGGATGTTCAGTAGGAGGCCTGAGATGCCACCTCCATCCCTGAGGGCATGGTTTTCACTGAACCACCGCAATTAAGTGCTTTGAGGGTTATGGATATATGGTTATATAATAGAGAAGAAACGTGAGCTAAAAtgagaaagcttttcttctttccttcctttcttagGGCTACAGCAAATGCATACACCCTTTCCCCAGCTCCTCCCCTGCTGCATCAGGGATTTGGTTCAGAGTAACCAAAACTTTGGGTGTTCTCTTCTGTGTATAATGGATCAGGACATTTAAATGAATCCAATATCAAGATCTCATCTGGGATTGGGAACTTGAAACGTATGCTTTTgagggaacaaaacaaagcatatgACTTTCCCAAATAAGTATTTTGGAACTAATTTCACACACCAAATTCAACTTGAATATTTCTGTCATAGTGGTTCACCTGAAACGTTTGGTGGATTGGTGGCCTCTTCCAAAGGCATCCCCCAACTTCTTTTTGAGAGTGAGATTGTACCTCCTCTCACAAATTATCTCCTGAATCTGTAGTGTACAACTACTGCCCCTGTTCTGTGCCTTTCTAGAGTGTGCCCTGGAAGATGAAACCTATGAGGATGGAGCAGAGACCCAGGTGGAGTGCAACCGCTGCGTCTGTGCCTGTGGGAACTGGGTGTGCACTGCAATGACATGCGAAGGTCTGTATGCTCTCCAGAGGATGGTTGTATTTGGTTTTGTGCAAAAGGGTTTCTATTTTCTATCTTTTAGGGGTTTCGACTAGCCAAGTTCCTTCTTGCTCCTGTTCTTTGTTACCTTCTCTGTGGGTTGGTTCTCCATCATCCTCCTGTGCTCAGAGATGGCCAGACCCAAGTTGTTTCTGTTCTACAGATCAGAAAGTGTGTAACTGAGTTGGGAACAATGGTGCTGGGGTTTGTAGGTTGGGTTTGATATCATGAAAATTCAGCAGCACGTATTCCAGACCAGAGCTGCATTGCATCCTGCTGGCTTGGGGCATGCACAAACCAAATAGGTTACTGTCTGCAACCTTATGTGTGGGTGTGAGCAAGACAGTTGTATCCTATATGTATCTTTGCTATATTCATATTTACAGTATCTGTAAAACAGGAGTCATGCCCCCGGAGTGGATAAGTGAGACTTAATCCACAGATGTCAGGAAAGCGCTTCAGCTTCTTGCATTAAGAACTGTAAAGTACAAGAATGGTGACAGAGATGAAGGGAGGTAGTGTTTGTCGTAAGGCAGGGTTGTTGGTCTATCTGTTCTTCCCTTGGaaggctatttttaaaaattcacgGTAGGGTTCACCacctcagcactgcactgcatttttctgGCCTTCTTCCCCAGAAACCAGAGTTTTGCATGAGCTTtgtttgcagtgctgtgcaggagctgtcagcagcaTGTTCAGATTTATAGCCAGCCAGAGTCCAGTAGCTTGGGCagagggggagagagggaagcaGCAACAGGTTTGTGTCTGTAGAGTTTCTTTCACGTTTATCTGTCAGTCTGCAGCACAGGCTTTGGGATTCCCTCAGCTTGGACTTGGCTGTGGCAGCAGAAATTCACCTCAGAAAAGGTAACTGTTTTACTTCAtagagctgcctgcagagctgtgagagGTTAAGCAACCAAATGAGAGACTTTTTGCTGCCTGCCCAGAAACAATCTTCCAAGTAGCGGTGTAGCACCTGATGTTGATGCCTACCT
The Numida meleagris isolate 19003 breed g44 Domestic line chromosome 1, NumMel1.0, whole genome shotgun sequence genome window above contains:
- the FSTL1 gene encoding follistatin-related protein 1, with protein sequence MIWKTLSLLCALLAVARLRAEEEPRSKSKICANVFCGAGRECAVTEKGEPTCLCIEQCKPHKRPVCGSNGKTYLNHCELHRDACLTGSKIQVDYDGHCKEKKSENPAASPVVCYQSDRDELRRRVIQWLEAEIIPDGWFSKGSNYSEVLDKYFKNFDDGDSRLDSTEFLKFVEQNETAVNITTYMDQETNKLLRGLCVDALIELSDENADWKLSFSEFLKCLSPSFNPPEKKCALEDETYEDGAETQVECNRCVCACGNWVCTAMTCEGKNEKMTAQRQQPGQDLTEEELARYVQELQKHQETAEKTKKMSTKEM